One part of the Caproiciproducens sp. CPB-2 genome encodes these proteins:
- a CDS encoding cysteine desulfurase family protein yields MIYLDYAANTPACEEALRTFCDVTREYIANPNSPHPLGLAAKERLDRATEEIAGILHVKAEEIIYTSGASESNNLAVKGAAGQYQAYGKHIITTWLEHSSVNGAMAALQNRGFEIEYVDIDENGLVDLEHLKELLRDDTILVSVCYVDSEIGIRQQIGQIAEALSGYPRCLFHVDATQAAGKIPLEIENVDLMTFAPHKFYGLNGCGVLVKKGNVLLEPQIHGGTSITPFRSGTPALGLIASTAQALKTAVENGEERYETVSGMNRQLRDAFKKYPRVRINSTKESVPFILNISIAGAKAEQFQSALAGRGICLSTKSACCAANTPSRPVYALTKDRRAALSTLRISLSHLTMQEEIGTFLKAFDECYRQFVK; encoded by the coding sequence ATGATTTATCTTGACTATGCGGCCAACACACCGGCCTGCGAAGAAGCCCTGCGGACGTTCTGCGACGTGACGCGGGAGTATATTGCGAACCCGAATTCGCCCCACCCGCTCGGGCTGGCGGCAAAGGAACGGCTGGACAGGGCGACGGAGGAGATCGCCGGCATCCTGCATGTAAAAGCGGAGGAGATCATCTATACCTCCGGCGCAAGCGAGTCCAACAACCTTGCCGTGAAAGGCGCCGCCGGACAGTATCAGGCATACGGCAAACACATTATTACCACATGGCTGGAACACTCTTCGGTAAACGGGGCGATGGCGGCCCTGCAGAACCGCGGCTTTGAGATCGAATATGTGGACATCGATGAAAACGGCCTTGTGGACCTGGAGCATTTGAAAGAGCTTCTGCGGGACGACACCATTCTGGTTTCCGTCTGCTATGTGGACAGCGAAATCGGAATCCGCCAGCAGATCGGCCAAATCGCCGAAGCCCTGTCCGGCTATCCCCGCTGCCTGTTCCATGTGGACGCCACGCAGGCGGCGGGAAAAATTCCCTTGGAAATAGAAAACGTGGACCTAATGACCTTTGCGCCCCACAAATTTTACGGGCTGAACGGCTGCGGCGTACTGGTGAAAAAGGGAAACGTGCTGCTGGAGCCGCAGATTCACGGCGGGACAAGCATCACCCCGTTCCGCAGCGGCACCCCCGCGCTGGGCCTGATCGCCTCCACGGCGCAGGCGCTCAAAACGGCGGTGGAAAACGGGGAAGAACGCTACGAAACGGTGTCGGGCATGAACCGGCAGCTGCGGGACGCTTTCAAAAAATACCCCAGGGTCCGCATCAACAGTACAAAGGAATCCGTCCCGTTCATCCTGAATATCAGTATTGCGGGAGCGAAGGCGGAGCAGTTTCAGTCGGCGCTGGCCGGGCGGGGCATCTGCCTTTCCACCAAATCGGCCTGCTGCGCGGCAAACACCCCTTCCCGCCCGGTCTACGCGCTGACAAAGGACCGGCGCGCGGCGCTCTCGACCCTGCGCATCAGCCTGAGCCACCTGACCATGCAGGAGGAAATCGGGACTTTTTTGAAGGCCTTTGACGAATGCTACCGGCAATTTGTAAAATAG
- a CDS encoding tRNA lysidine(34) synthetase, with translation MEKYQQVETSIIKKYRRAIWIPFIAAIKDYRLIQPGDRIAVCISGGKDSMLMAKCVQHLQKYSDFPFGAEYLVMDPGYNQGNRQRIVDNAEALRIPIRIFETKIFDIVAKTEQSPCYLCAKMRRGHLYKQAQELGCNKIALGHHFDDVIETILMSMLYGAEIKTMMPKLHSTNFAGMELIRPLYRVKEADILAWRRYNDLQFIQCACRFTENCVLGDNGGVSKRQEMKELIKKFRKTSPHIDQNIFHSIHNVNLETVIGYRKGGKQHSFLDDYDSEG, from the coding sequence ATGGAAAAATATCAACAGGTGGAAACCAGTATCATCAAAAAATACCGCAGGGCAATCTGGATTCCGTTCATCGCGGCCATTAAGGACTACCGTCTGATTCAGCCGGGCGACCGGATCGCGGTGTGCATATCCGGAGGAAAAGACTCCATGCTGATGGCGAAATGCGTCCAGCATTTACAGAAGTACAGCGATTTTCCGTTCGGGGCGGAATATCTGGTGATGGACCCGGGCTACAATCAGGGAAACCGGCAGCGGATCGTCGACAACGCCGAAGCGCTCCGGATTCCGATTCGAATTTTTGAGACAAAAATCTTTGATATCGTGGCAAAAACGGAACAGTCGCCCTGCTACCTGTGCGCCAAAATGCGCAGAGGGCACCTGTATAAGCAGGCGCAGGAGCTGGGCTGCAACAAAATCGCGCTGGGGCACCATTTTGACGACGTCATCGAAACGATTCTGATGAGCATGCTGTACGGCGCGGAAATCAAAACCATGATGCCCAAGCTGCACAGCACCAATTTCGCCGGGATGGAGCTGATCCGCCCGCTGTACAGGGTCAAGGAGGCCGACATCCTTGCCTGGAGGCGCTACAACGACCTTCAGTTCATCCAGTGCGCCTGCCGGTTTACGGAAAACTGCGTGCTGGGCGACAACGGCGGCGTTTCCAAGCGGCAGGAGATGAAAGAGCTGATCAAAAAGTTCCGGAAGACCAGCCCGCACATCGATCAGAATATCTTCCACAGCATTCACAACGTCAATCTGGAAACGGTCATCGGCTACCGCAAAGGCGGAAAGCAGCACAGCTTTCTGGACGATTACGACAGCGAGGGCTGA